The Nocardia sp. NBC_00508 nucleotide sequence CGCCGAATACCGCGTCGGCCAGGATGGTGCGCTGCAATTCCGGGTCGGCCCAGGCCAGCAGTACTTTGGCCGCCGAGCCGGCGGCGAGCGGCAGCCGCGCTCCGACCGGAACGGTGTCGCGTAGGCCCACCGGGGGTTCCAGCGCCGCGACGCACACGCGCGCGTTGCCGTCGCGGCAATAGAGCTGGACGCTTTCGCCGGTGATCTCGCGCAGGCGGGGCAGAATGGCCGACGCGGCCTCGAGCAGCGGATCGTTGGCGCTGGTCGCGAGCTCGGCGAGGGCGGGCCCGGGCCGCCACGTCCCGTTGCTGTCGCGGGCGAGTAAGCGATGCACCTCCAACCCGACGGCGAGACGGTGTGCGGTGGCGCGGGGCAGGCCGGTGCGCGCGCACAGCTCGTTGAGACCGGAGGGGTGCTCGGCTACGGCATACAGGACCGCCACTGCTTTGTCGAGGACGCCGATGCCGCTATGCTGTCTCATAGAACGATACTAGCGTC carries:
- a CDS encoding IclR family transcriptional regulator, producing the protein MRQHSGIGVLDKAVAVLYAVAEHPSGLNELCARTGLPRATAHRLAVGLEVHRLLARDSNGTWRPGPALAELATSANDPLLEAASAILPRLREITGESVQLYCRDGNARVCVAALEPPVGLRDTVPVGARLPLAAGSAAKVLLAWADPELQRTILADAVFGERALAEVRKRGWAQSAAERAAGVASVSAPVRDAGGTVVAAVSVSGPIDRMGRRPGARWAADLVAAAEALHKRL